The following are encoded in a window of Nibricoccus aquaticus genomic DNA:
- a CDS encoding two-component system sensor histidine kinase NtrB, whose amino-acid sequence MTFSTALWALIAALIIGVAAVCVNPRRLLNRMVLSTCAHLAVWLGCLHFAFVGNPGIEWRQRAAMVAAGLVWQLWLLKSAVLKPVMTPGARLAASWPWLVFWAALAAVTFGGHFVGVDAGSGRTVYGAAYYAYAVLFLTGCVGLVGQTFWAMRGLQGGRRLELQVLMLGGAVAAFCGLSMVLIDSWLVAPGLLRLMPLAVMVCCGGTVWAVVTTRVLDARHILALCLERIGLVATVGLFVWGIEQLGAQFVGPTVAFVLALAFGLWFAAEISPWMQELFQRQTKGNRVRHAAFEVAREELRPDAMEEAFVKLLKEWAGCERVVILMGSHGRLTGDGLEFAVDSPEMKALSALRWVTPERLAREKPTAERLALQGLLEKHGFGVIAASIGPSPALVVGLSVPLSQRPYTYPEVGVLLQLAAIIENSLSRAHYLMKAQHAEQLATVGLLGASIAHEIRNPLVSIKTFVQLLPNHYQEPTFRDKFFRLIGDEVGRIDRLTEQLLDLSAPRVFSSREVEAHPLLRSCLDLMAAKAEDKGVRLLVEFEAESDQVFTDPNAIKQVMLNLGFNAIQALERHTGERWLRLKTRKVADNVEIAVEDSGPGLAPEAWARLFQPFQSTKSSGFGLGLAICKDILSSLQASITADPPEAGRGATFRIVLPCPPPPIS is encoded by the coding sequence ATGACTTTTAGCACGGCACTCTGGGCGCTCATCGCGGCACTGATCATCGGTGTGGCGGCGGTATGCGTTAATCCGCGACGGCTGCTCAACCGGATGGTGTTGAGCACATGTGCACACCTGGCGGTGTGGCTGGGGTGTTTGCATTTCGCGTTTGTGGGGAATCCGGGGATCGAGTGGAGGCAGCGGGCGGCGATGGTGGCGGCGGGGCTCGTGTGGCAGTTGTGGTTGTTGAAGTCGGCGGTGTTGAAACCGGTGATGACGCCGGGCGCGCGGCTGGCGGCTTCGTGGCCGTGGCTGGTTTTTTGGGCGGCGCTGGCGGCGGTGACGTTTGGCGGGCATTTCGTGGGTGTGGATGCGGGGTCAGGCAGGACGGTTTATGGGGCGGCGTATTATGCGTACGCGGTTTTGTTTCTGACGGGCTGCGTGGGGCTGGTGGGGCAGACGTTCTGGGCGATGCGGGGATTGCAGGGCGGGCGGAGGCTGGAGCTGCAGGTGTTGATGCTGGGCGGGGCGGTGGCGGCGTTTTGCGGGCTGTCGATGGTGTTGATCGATTCGTGGCTGGTGGCGCCGGGGTTGTTGAGGCTCATGCCGCTGGCGGTGATGGTGTGCTGCGGGGGCACGGTGTGGGCGGTGGTGACGACGCGGGTACTGGACGCACGGCATATCCTCGCGCTCTGCCTGGAGCGTATCGGACTCGTGGCGACGGTGGGATTGTTCGTGTGGGGCATCGAGCAGCTGGGGGCGCAGTTCGTGGGGCCGACGGTGGCGTTCGTGCTGGCGCTGGCTTTCGGGCTTTGGTTTGCGGCTGAGATTTCGCCGTGGATGCAGGAGCTGTTTCAACGTCAGACGAAGGGCAACCGGGTGCGTCATGCGGCGTTCGAGGTGGCGCGTGAAGAGTTGCGGCCGGATGCGATGGAGGAGGCGTTCGTGAAGTTATTGAAGGAGTGGGCGGGGTGTGAGCGCGTGGTGATTTTGATGGGCTCGCATGGGCGGCTCACGGGAGACGGACTGGAGTTCGCGGTGGATTCGCCGGAGATGAAGGCGCTGAGTGCGCTGCGCTGGGTGACGCCGGAGCGGCTGGCGCGGGAGAAACCGACGGCGGAGCGCCTGGCGTTGCAGGGGCTGCTGGAGAAGCACGGGTTTGGTGTGATCGCGGCGAGTATCGGGCCGTCGCCTGCGCTCGTGGTGGGATTGAGTGTGCCGCTATCGCAGCGGCCGTATACATACCCAGAGGTCGGGGTGTTGCTGCAACTGGCGGCGATCATCGAGAACTCGCTGTCGCGCGCGCACTATCTGATGAAGGCGCAGCATGCGGAGCAGCTCGCAACGGTGGGATTGTTGGGGGCGAGCATCGCGCACGAGATCCGCAATCCGCTGGTCTCGATCAAAACCTTTGTGCAGCTGCTGCCGAATCATTATCAGGAACCGACATTTCGAGATAAATTTTTCCGGCTGATCGGCGATGAAGTGGGACGGATCGATCGGTTGACGGAGCAGTTGCTGGATTTGTCGGCTCCTAGGGTTTTCAGCTCACGCGAGGTTGAAGCACATCCATTGTTGAGGTCGTGCCTAGATTTGATGGCTGCCAAGGCGGAAGATAAGGGTGTGCGGCTATTGGTGGAGTTCGAGGCGGAGTCGGATCAAGTTTTTACTGATCCGAATGCAATCAAGCAGGTTATGTTGAATCTGGGCTTTAATGCGATTCAGGCCCTAGAGCGGCATACAGGAGAGCGTTGGCTGCGTCTTAAAACACGGAAAGTCGCTGATAACGTGGAGATTGCTGTCGAAGATAGCGGGCCGGGACTGGCACCGGAAGCGTGGGCGCGGCTGTTTCAGCCATTTCAATCAACTAAATCGAGTGGGTTCGGCTTAGGGCTAGCAATTTGCAAAGACATCCTCTCTAGTTTGCAGGCCAGCATCACCGCAGATCCGCCCGAAGCCGGGCGGGGAGCGACTTTTAGAATCGTCCTGCCATGTCCGCCACCACCTATCTCTTAG
- a CDS encoding TIGR03067 domain-containing protein: MSDTTAATPHSLDGLWQPTRAELSGESAPPMVLERMTLTLRAARYTVHFGGEISDRGTFTHVASEPHATLTLRGEEGANAGRTIPAIFQLVGDRLRICYGLDGQLPSAFVTSSDSRLYLVTYRRSSPRALTSLTPS; this comes from the coding sequence ATGTCCGACACCACCGCCGCAACACCGCACTCCCTCGACGGCCTCTGGCAACCCACCCGAGCCGAACTCTCCGGCGAGTCCGCCCCGCCCATGGTCCTCGAGCGCATGACGCTCACCCTCCGCGCCGCCCGTTACACCGTCCACTTCGGCGGCGAGATCTCCGACCGCGGCACCTTCACCCACGTCGCCTCCGAACCTCACGCCACACTCACTCTTCGCGGCGAAGAAGGAGCCAACGCCGGCCGCACCATCCCCGCCATCTTCCAACTCGTCGGCGACCGCCTCCGCATCTGCTACGGCCTCGACGGCCAACTCCCGTCCGCCTTCGTGACGTCTTCCGACTCCCGCCTCTACCTCGTCACCTACCGCCGTAGTTCGCCCCGAGCACTAACTTCCCTGACACCCTCTTGA
- a CDS encoding ATP-binding response regulator: MFKEAASSAAPVDTIEKPLVLIVDDEYGPRESIAYTLSSEFDVVTAERPSEGIKRIQERAFSVVLLDIRMPEMDGIKALQTIREYDKDVSVVMLTGYGTLQTAQQSMVHGANQYLRKPPDIAELMEAVRKQAQASGERRHQTQLNRNMESMNAALKREIVEKEPHIWQARAAVELVHDLANPLTVMIGYASLLVQEAKKAARRDPEQAEKLRSYADVVSRASEYCHHLADNWKQTTRKATEFTDVDLVGLVREVKEVIFFNNAIIQFSGLKSAMIRGSQFELTRVFQNLLKNALEAAATKVAVSFTQTADQLEICVTDNGAGMDAETARKALKGGFTTKTHGTGLGLGICRHLLGAHGATLTLESEPKRGTTMRIVFPLART, encoded by the coding sequence ATGTTCAAGGAAGCCGCTTCGTCCGCCGCCCCGGTGGACACGATCGAAAAACCCCTGGTCCTGATCGTCGATGACGAGTACGGGCCACGCGAATCCATCGCCTACACGCTCTCGTCGGAGTTCGATGTGGTGACGGCAGAACGTCCGTCGGAGGGGATCAAACGGATTCAGGAGCGGGCGTTTTCCGTGGTGTTATTGGACATCCGGATGCCGGAGATGGATGGGATCAAGGCGCTGCAGACGATCCGCGAGTACGACAAGGATGTGTCGGTGGTGATGTTGACGGGGTATGGGACTTTGCAGACGGCGCAGCAGTCGATGGTGCATGGTGCGAACCAGTATTTGAGAAAGCCGCCGGATATCGCGGAGCTGATGGAAGCAGTGCGTAAGCAAGCGCAGGCGTCGGGCGAGCGGCGGCATCAGACGCAGCTCAACCGGAACATGGAGTCGATGAACGCGGCGTTGAAGCGCGAGATCGTCGAGAAGGAGCCGCACATCTGGCAGGCGCGGGCGGCGGTGGAGCTCGTTCACGATCTGGCGAATCCGCTGACGGTGATGATTGGATACGCGTCGCTGCTGGTGCAGGAGGCGAAGAAGGCGGCGCGGCGCGATCCGGAGCAGGCGGAGAAGTTGCGCAGCTACGCGGATGTGGTGAGCCGGGCTTCGGAGTATTGTCATCACCTCGCGGACAACTGGAAGCAGACGACGCGGAAGGCGACGGAGTTCACGGATGTGGATCTGGTGGGGCTGGTGCGCGAAGTGAAAGAGGTCATCTTTTTCAACAACGCGATCATCCAGTTCTCGGGTTTGAAGAGCGCGATGATCCGGGGTTCGCAGTTCGAGCTGACGCGGGTGTTTCAGAATCTGCTGAAGAATGCGCTGGAGGCGGCGGCGACGAAGGTCGCAGTGAGTTTCACGCAGACGGCGGATCAGCTGGAGATTTGTGTGACGGACAATGGCGCGGGGATGGACGCGGAGACGGCGCGCAAGGCGCTTAAGGGCGGGTTCACGACGAAGACGCACGGCACAGGGCTGGGGCTGGGGATCTGCCGGCACCTGCTCGGGGCGCATGGCGCGACGCTTACGCTGGAGAGCGAGCCGAAGCGCGGCACGACGATGCGGATCGTGTTCCCCCTGGCGCGCACGTGA
- the rmuC gene encoding DNA recombination protein RmuC, with product MISALIALAAAALAALLVWLWASARQSTLHERLRARDDESTRLTSDLATTRADLAKLSTLNTRLTSDLSAERAASEEKLKTLVDAHTRLTSEFKALSADALKSNNTAFLELAKTSLAQFQQKAEGDLAARQQAIDLLVKPLKESLEKVDTKIGELEKTRATAYGQLGQQLEALGSAQLRLQSEASKLSTALRSTSYAGSWGELQLRRVVELADMLPYADFAEQETSGALRADLVVRLPGGQRIVIDAKTPVQSYRDALDATDENTRAARLADHAQKIRGHIDALGAKNYWEQFQPAPEFVVLFIPGDHFLTAALQTDSSLLERAIARKVLLATPITLIALLKAASYGWRQEAVSKNADEISRLGRDLYDRASNFADHLEKIGRGLEAAVKGYNSAVGSFETTVLPGARKFAELGAKGTKDLTAPSAVETGLRDLTKRA from the coding sequence GTGATCTCCGCGCTCATCGCCCTCGCCGCCGCCGCCCTCGCCGCTCTCCTCGTCTGGCTATGGGCCTCCGCCCGCCAAAGCACTCTTCACGAACGCCTTCGCGCCCGCGACGACGAGTCCACCCGCCTCACCTCTGACCTCGCCACCACCCGCGCCGACCTCGCAAAACTCTCCACCCTCAACACCCGCCTCACCTCCGATCTCTCCGCCGAACGCGCCGCCTCCGAGGAAAAACTAAAAACCTTGGTCGACGCCCACACCCGCCTCACCTCCGAGTTCAAAGCCCTCTCCGCCGACGCCCTGAAAAGTAACAACACCGCCTTCCTCGAACTGGCCAAAACCTCCCTCGCCCAGTTCCAGCAAAAAGCCGAGGGCGACCTCGCCGCCCGCCAGCAAGCCATCGACCTCCTCGTCAAACCGCTCAAAGAGTCGCTCGAAAAAGTGGACACCAAGATCGGCGAACTCGAAAAAACCCGCGCCACCGCCTACGGCCAGCTCGGCCAGCAACTCGAAGCCCTCGGCTCCGCCCAACTCCGCCTCCAGTCCGAGGCCTCCAAGCTCTCCACCGCCCTCCGCTCCACCAGCTACGCCGGCAGCTGGGGCGAGCTCCAGCTCCGCCGCGTCGTCGAGCTCGCCGACATGCTCCCCTACGCCGATTTCGCCGAACAGGAAACCTCCGGCGCTCTCCGCGCCGACCTCGTCGTCCGCCTCCCCGGCGGCCAGCGCATCGTCATCGACGCCAAAACCCCCGTCCAGTCCTACCGCGACGCTCTCGACGCCACCGACGAAAACACCCGCGCCGCCCGCCTCGCCGACCACGCCCAAAAAATCCGCGGCCACATCGACGCCCTCGGCGCGAAAAACTATTGGGAGCAATTCCAGCCCGCCCCCGAATTCGTCGTCCTCTTCATCCCTGGCGACCATTTCCTCACCGCCGCGCTCCAGACCGACAGCTCCCTCCTCGAACGCGCCATCGCCCGCAAAGTCCTCCTCGCCACGCCGATCACGCTCATCGCCCTCCTTAAAGCCGCCTCCTACGGCTGGCGCCAGGAAGCCGTCTCCAAAAACGCCGACGAAATCTCCCGCCTGGGCCGCGACCTTTACGACCGCGCGTCCAACTTCGCCGACCACCTCGAAAAAATCGGCCGCGGCCTCGAAGCCGCCGTCAAAGGCTACAACTCCGCCGTCGGCTCCTTCGAAACCACCGTCCTCCCCGGAGCCCGCAAATTCGCCGAACTCGGCGCCAAAGGCACTAAGGACCTCACTGCACCGTCCGCCGTCGAAACCGGCCTCCGCGATCTCACCAAACGCGCCTGA
- a CDS encoding MOSC domain-containing protein, producing the protein MHVSGLFIYPVKSCRGIALTTTSLDTLGLTGDRRFLIVDADGKFITQRTHLALIPITTALDSTHLTLTHPKLPALRVPLTASTNASTNTTPPALISVTVWGTTGLQAEDCGPAANAWISEALGQHARLVRIGPAFHRPVGDLGDATGFADGYPLLVISEASLANLNDRLIERGDEPVPMDRFRPNLVISGSDAFAEDTWPRLRVGEATFRSAGPCARCTVTTTDQLTGERTPEPLRTLATYRRDPLKKSNVNFGQNLINETKSATLHLGDTVTPLA; encoded by the coding sequence ATGCACGTCTCCGGCCTCTTCATCTACCCCGTCAAAAGCTGCCGCGGCATCGCCCTCACCACAACATCGCTCGACACCCTCGGCCTCACCGGCGACCGCCGCTTCCTCATCGTCGACGCCGACGGCAAATTCATCACCCAGCGCACCCACCTTGCGCTCATCCCCATCACCACCGCACTCGACTCCACCCACCTCACTCTCACTCACCCAAAACTCCCCGCCCTCCGCGTCCCACTCACCGCCTCAACTAACGCCTCCACCAACACCACACCGCCCGCGTTAATCTCCGTCACCGTCTGGGGCACCACCGGCCTCCAAGCCGAAGACTGCGGCCCCGCCGCCAACGCCTGGATCAGCGAAGCCCTTGGTCAACACGCCCGCCTCGTCCGCATCGGCCCCGCCTTCCACCGCCCCGTCGGCGACCTCGGCGACGCCACCGGTTTCGCCGACGGCTATCCACTCCTCGTCATCTCCGAAGCATCCCTCGCTAACCTCAACGACCGCCTCATCGAGCGCGGTGACGAGCCCGTCCCCATGGACCGCTTCCGCCCCAACCTCGTCATCTCCGGCAGCGACGCTTTCGCCGAAGACACCTGGCCCCGCCTCCGCGTCGGTGAAGCCACCTTCCGATCCGCCGGTCCCTGCGCCCGCTGCACAGTGACGACCACCGACCAGCTCACCGGCGAACGCACCCCCGAACCCCTCCGCACCCTCGCCACCTACCGCCGCGATCCGCTCAAAAAATCCAACGTCAACTTCGGCCAGAACCTCATCAACGAAACGA